One Malus domestica chromosome 11, GDT2T_hap1 genomic region harbors:
- the LOC103423007 gene encoding indole-3-acetic acid-amido synthetase GH3.6-like: protein MPEAPKKFLNSTEDYNLQDKNNKILHFIEEVTKNPDEVQKRVLAEILTRNAHVEYLQRHGLNGHTDRDTFKKMMPVIKYEDIQSDINRIANGDTSQILCSKPISEFLTSSGTSGGERKLMPTIEEELDRRSLLYSLLMPVMSQYVPGLDKGKGMYFLFIKSEAKTPGGLVARPVLTSYYKSSHFKQRPYDPYTNYTSPSETILCPDSYQSMYSQLLCSLCQNKEVLRVGAVFASGFIRAIRFLEKHWTLLCKDIASGTLNPQITDPSVRQAVMKILKPDPKLASFIEAECGKASWHGIITRLWPNTKYVDVIVTGTMSQYIPTLEYYSNGLPQVCTMYASSECYFGVNLNPLCKPSEVSYTLIPTMGYFEFLPVQRNNGINSNPLSVPKSLNEKEQQQLVDLADVKLGQEYELVVTTYAGLYRYRVGDVLRVASFKNNAPQFNFICRKNVVLSIDSDKTDEVELQNAVKNAVNHLVPFDATVTEYTSFADTTTIPGHYVLFWELSLNGTTPIPPSVFEDCCFTAEESLNSVYRQGRASDKSIGPLEIKIVEAGTFDKLMDYAISLGASINQYKTPRCVKFAPIVELLSTRVVSSYFSPKCPKWVPGHKQWCNID from the exons ATGCCTGAAGCACCAAAGAAATTTCTGAATTCCACGGAGGACTATAACCTCCAAGACAAGAACAACAAGATCCTTCACTTCATTGAAGAAGTCACAAAAAATCCCGACGAGGTTCAAAAACGAGTCCTCGCTGAAATCCTCACCCGCAATGCTCACGTCGAGTACTTGCAGCGTCACGGCCTCAACGGTCACACTGACCGTGATACTTTCAAAAAAATGATGCCCGTTATCAAATACGAAGATATCCAGTCCGATATCAACCGTATCGCCAATGGTGACACCTCCCAAATCCTCTGTTCCAAGCCCATTTCTGAGTTTTTGACCAG TTCTGGGACATCTGGAGGGGAAAGAAAACTGATGCCAACAATTGAAGAGGAGCTTGATAGGAGGTCACTGCTTTACAGCCTGCTGATGCCTGTGATGAGCCAGTATGTCCCCGGACTCGACAAAGGCAAAGGAATGTACTTTTTGTTCATAAAATCCGAGGCCAAAACTCCCGGCGGACTAGTTGCTAGGCCAGTCCTTACCAGCTACTACAAAAGCTCACATTTCAAACAAAGACCCTATGACCCTTACACTAACTACACCAGCCCCAGTGAGACCATCCTCTGCCCGGACTCGTACCAAAGCATGTACTCCCAACTCCTCTGCAGCCTCTGCCAAAACAAGGAAGTTCTCCGAGTCGGTGCAGTTTTCGCCTCTGGCTTCATCCGGGCCATCAGGTTTCTCGAGAAGCACTGGACTCTTTTGTGCAAGGACATAGCCTCTGGGACTCTAAACCCCCAGATTACAGACCCGTCGGTCCGCCAGGCGGTGATGAAGATCCTCAAGCCTGACCCGAAGCTTGCAAGCTTCATTGAGGCTGAGTGCGGGAAGGCCTCCTGGCATGGGATTATTACCAGGCTTTGGCCAAACACAAAGTACGTGGATGTGATTGTGACCGGGACTATGTCGCAGTACATTCCCACGTTGGAATATTACAGCAACGGACTGCCTCAGGTTTGCACTATGTATGCCTCTTCGGAGTGCTACTTTGGTGTAAATCTAAACCCTCTGTGCAAACCCAGTGAAGTGTCCTACACTCTTATTCCCACCATGGGATACTTCGAGTTCCTCCCAGTCCAGAGGAACAATGGGATTAATTCTAATCCCCTATCTGTCCCCAAATCCCTCAATGAGAAGGAGCAGCAACAACTGGTTGATCTTGCAGATGTGAAGCTTGGACAAGAATATGAGCTTGTTGTCACAACATATGCTG GACTGTACCGCTATAGAGTGGGGGATGTGCTGAGAGTGGCCTCCTTCAAGAACAATGCACCACAGTTCAACTTCATCTGTAGGAAAAATGTTGTCCTGAGCATTGACTCGGACAAGACGGACGAGGTGGAGCTCCAAAACGCAGTGAAAAATGCCGTGAACCATTTAGTACCGTTCGATGCCACTGTGACGGAATACACTAGCTTTGCGGACACAACAACAATCCCGGGACACTATGTGCTCTTTTGGGAACTTAGCCTCAATGGGACAACGCCAATCCCACCCTCGGTCTTTGAGGACTGTTGCTTCACCGCCGAAGAGTCCCTGAACAGCGTCTACCGGCAAGGCCGGGCCTCCGACAAGTCCATCGGACCACTCGAGATCAAGATTGTGGAGGCAGGGACGTTTGACAAGCTCATGGACTATGCCATTAGCTTGGGAGCTTCCATTAACCAATACAAGACACCTAGGTGTGTGAAATTTGCACCCATTGTGGAGCTCTTGAGCACAAGGGTAGTCTCAAGCTACTTTAGTCCCAAGTGCCCCAAGTGGGTCCCAGGCCACAAGCAATGGTGCAACATTGATTAG